Part of the Streptomyces showdoensis genome, GGCAGCAGGCCCGTCAGGGGGGTGAGTGCGGCCGGACCCACGCTGATCGCTGCGCTCAGAAGCACCGCCATCAGAAATCGACGCGCCAGTCGCACGGCAGTGGACATCATGAGGATGAGGGGGTGGGTGGATCACTCCCCATCTTCCTCCCCGCCACGCAAATCCGCTCGTCGTGCACGGAGCGTGACGAAAACGGGGAGCGGGAGGGGAAGGAGAGGTCGGACGGGCGGCGTGCCGCGTACGCGCGCGTGGTCGTACCGGGTGCCGCCCGTCCTCGCCCCGAGGCTCAGGCCTTGCTGAGGTGGGACCAGAACTCGTCCCAGGAGAGCACGCCGTCCTCGTTGTCGTCGCGCTGCTTGATGAGGGCCTCGGCGACGGACTCGGTGACGTTGAAGTCACCCAGCTGCGCCATGACGCTCTTGTACTCGGCGGCCGTGATGAAGCCGTCCCCGTCCACGTCGAACCGCTCGAACGCCGTACGCGCCTCGTTGATGTCGGCCACTGCTTCCGCCCCTTCATGGTGCTTCGATGTCGGGGGCCAGATTAGCGGGCGCCCCCGTGCCGGATGATGGGGGTATGAACAGCGAAGTGGCCCGCATCCTGACCGCCGCGGCACACGGGGAGTTCCCGCCGCCGGACGGGTCGACGACGATCCTGCCCCAGCCGAACGCGCGGGACGCCGGGGTGCTGTCCTTCACGGCGCACTCCGTGGTCTTCCTGGACGAGGACCCGGAGTGGATACGGGCGGAGCTGTCGGCGGCCTCGACGGATCCGCTGGTGGCGAGCATGACCCCGCGGTTCCACTCGGCGCTGATGGCGCGCACGGGCCGGGACGTGAACACGGTCGACCTGCTGACGGTCGCGGGCGCCCTGCCGGGCGAGCCGGAGATCGAACTGCGGGAGATCGAGGACCAGGAGCACCCCCGGGTGGCGCGGGCGCTGAAGTACCGGGACGAGGTCCGGGTGTGGGCGGCGGACGGCGGCGTGCTGATCCTGGGCCGGGGCGTGGCGGGCCGCATGGAGGCCGCCGTCGAGGTGGACGAGGAGGTGCGGCACCGGGGTCTGGGCCGGGCGCTCGCGACGGCGGCCCGTCATCTGACCCCGGACCCCGTGGTGTGGGCCCAGAACAGCCCCGGCAACGCGCGCAGCGTCCGCACCTTCCAGGCGGCGGGGTACCGCCCGGTGGGCGCGGAGGTGCTGCTCGTCGCGGGCTAGACGGGCCCGGGAGCGGCTAGCGGAAGATGCCCGTGTGGCCGAGGGAGTAGCGGCCGGGCTGCGGGTAGACCGCCAGGCCGTGGGGGCCGCCGCCGACGGGGACGCGGGCGAGCTGCTTCCCGGTGGCGGTGTCGATGGCGTACACCTCGGAGTCGTAGCGCCCGGAGAGCCAGAGCACCTTCCCGTCGGCGGAGACCCCGCCCATGTCGGGCGAACCGCCGTTCGGGAGCCGCCACTTCTTGGTGAGCCGGTTCTGGGCGAAGTCGAAGACGGAGACCGTGCCCTCGCCGCGGTTGGAGACGTACATCTCCTTGGAGTCGCGGGAGACGTAGAGGCCGTGGCAGCCCTTGCCGGTGGGCAGCAGCGTCGGGGTGGTGAACTTCTCGCCGTCGAGCACCCACATGCCGTGGGCCATCATGTCGGCGATGTAGAAGGTCTTGCCGTCCGGGGAGATCTTCACGTCCTGCGGCATGGCGCCCTGGAAGGGCAGCTTCTGCTGGCCGATGACCTCCATCTTCTCGGTGTCGACCTTGAGGAGTTCGCCGGAGAACTCGCAGGAGACGACGAAGTAGCGCCCGTCGGCGGAGAAGTCGGCGTGGTTGACGCCGTAGCAGGAGACCGGGACGGTCTTGCGGCGTTCCATGGTGTGCGGGTCGCGGAAGACGAGTTCGCGGTCGAGCGAGGCCATGACGACGGCGTACTTGCCGTTCGGGGTGAAGTAGAGGTTGTACGGGTCGTGGACCTCGACGGGCTTGCCGGCGACGCCGGTGGCCGGGTCGATGGGCGTGAGGGTGTGGCCGCGGTTGTTGTTGACCCAGAGGGTCTTCATGTCCCAGGAGGGCACGACGTGTTGCGGCTGGTTGCCGACCGGGATGGTCTCGACGACCTTGTACGTGGCGGGGTCGATGACCGAGACCGTGTTGGAGGCGGTGTTGGGGACGTACACCCGCGAGGGGAAGTCCTTGACGACCGGTGAGAGCCGGTTCGGCCGGTCGGCGGCGTAGACGTCGTCGGGCTTGAGCAGCGGGGGCATGCCGGGCAGTCCGGCGGGGGCTGCGGCCGGTTTCGGCAGGGCGGGGAGCACGGCGGCCTTCTTGACGCCGCCGGAGTTCTCGGCGGGGTGCGGGGTGCCGCAGCCGGCCAGCGCGAGGAGCAGGGCGGCGGCGAGGAGTCCCTTGGTACGGGGGGCGTGGGTCGGCATCAGGTCAGCAGCTCCGTGGTGGTCACCGCGCGCAGGCCGCGGCGGTCGAGGTCGGCGAGGAGGAGGGGCAGCGCGGCGACCGTGTCGGCGTAGCCGAAGTGGAGGCTCACCACCGATCCGTTGCGGATCCGCCCGGTGACGTGGCTGACGACGGCGGCGGGGCCGGGCGAGGTGTAGTCGAGGGAGTCCACGTCGTACGAGAGGACGTGCGGGTATCCGGCGCGCCGGGCGGCCCGGCGGACGGTCTCGGCGGCGTGCTGGGTGCGGGAGGGCCGGAACCAGGTGCCGATGGAGCCGGTGAGGCGGCGCAGCCGGGTGGCGCAGGCCTGGATCTCGGCGAGGGCGTCGGCCTCGGTCATGGCGTTGACGTCGACGTGGCGCTGGGTGTGGTTGCCGAGGTCGTGGCCGCCGTCGAGGACGCGGCGGGCCATCTCGGGGTACCGGTCGAGCCAGTCGCCGACGGCGAGGACGGTGACACGGGCGCCGGCCCGTTCGGCGTGGCCGAGGACGGCGCGGGCGAGGGCGGGGTCGCCCTGTCCGTGGAAGGTGAGGGCGACCGCGGGGCGGTCGCGGGGGCCGTTGGCGATCTCGTCGGGGCGGCCGGGATAGCAGCGCGGCGACGGGGCGGCGGGGGCGGGTGCGGGGCCCTTGGGGGGTGCGGGGCGCGGCTCCGTACCGCAGGCGGTGGCGAGGGCCCCCGCGAGGGCGGTGGCCGCGCCCGCCCGGAGGGCACCGCGGCGGTCGGTCGGCATCACGGGACCATTTAAGGGCTGGTATGCCGGAATCGCGACGATTGAGCCAATTCAGGACGTTTGCGGGACGGGATCAGGCGTCCACCATGCGGACGGGGCGAGGAAACACCCGATGAACGCCATACTTATTCATCGTTTATAAGGACGGTGCTGCATGTCACCAACGATTCATTGGTAAACCGTCCCGCTTTGTCCGACTCTGCCCCGGTAGGGACTTTTGGCGGAGTGGCCACCTGTCTGCCATAGTCGGAGACACGACCCCCATTGACCCGGGCCAGGTCGACATGGCGGCCGTGGACACACCCCCCCCGATCCACGGCGCATCACACGGAAGCCCCCACGCGCCCCACCACGGCGGACGGGGGCTTTCGTGCGTCCGGGGGCCGCCCGCCCGGACACGGCCTAGCGGTCGCCGACCCGCATCTCGAACCAGGTCGTCTTGCCGCGCGGGGCGAGGTCCACGCCCCAGCGGTCGGAGAGCTTGTCGACGAGGAAGAGGCCCCGGCCGCTCGTGTCGAGCTCGTGCACCGGCATCAGACAGGGCAGTCCGCGCGAGGGGTCGCGCACCTCGATCCGGATCCAGCCGCGGCGGCGCAGCATGCGCAGGGCGAAGACCCGCGCGCCGGTGTGCCGGACGGCGTTGCCGACCAGCTCGGAGACGAGCAGCACCGCGTGCTCGGCGATCTGCGGACCGAGCGCCCACTGGCGCAGCACGACCCACTGGGTGAGCCGACGGGCGACCGCGGCCGACTCGGGACGGGACGGCAGCCGGACATCCTCCTCGGCCGGGTTCCCGTACAACTCCAGTGCTTCCGCGGCCTGTCCGTCCTCCGCGGCCGGCACCCACCGTGCGGCGGTCGCACCGCCGCGCTGCCGCGGTTGATCCATACCATCCAGGCCCGCCATGCCCCCATCATGGCCGCACGGAGCGGGGCGCGGGGGGCGTTCCGCGGGATTCGACCCCCCGGAATCGACAATTCCGGGGGATCCGTCCGACAGCGGCCGACGCCGGTCCGCGACGTCGGCGGAAGCGGGCCCGGCTCAGGCGAACGTGGCCTTGCCCGGGCCCTCCTCGACGAAGCTGCGCATCCCGCGCTCCCGGTCCTCCGTCGCGAACAGGCCCGCGAACCAGGTGCGTTCGATGGCGAGACCGGTGTCGATGTCCGCCTCCAGACCCTGGTCGACCGACTCCTTCGCGGCCCGCAGGGCGATCGCGGGCCCCTTCGCCAGCTGCGCGGCCCAGGCGTGCGCCTGCTCGTACACCTCGGCGGCCGGCACGACCCGGTCGACCAGGCCGAGCCGGAGCGCCTCGTCCGCCCTCACCATGCGGCCGGTGAAGATGAGGTCCTTGGCCTTGGAGGGGCCGACGAGACGGGAGAGGCGCTGGGTGCCGCCGGCGCCGGGGATGAGGCCGAGCAGGATCTCGGGCTGGCCCAGCTTGGCGTTGTCCGCGGCGATCCGGTAGTCGGCGCAGAGCGCGAGCTCGCAGCCGCCGCCCAGCGCGTACCCGGTGACGGCCGCGACGACCGGCTTGGGGATGCGGGCGACCGCGGTGAAGGAGTCCTGCAGCGCCCGGGACCGCTTGACCATGGCCGCGTGGTCCATGACCTGCATCTCCTTGATGTCCGCGCCGGCCGCGAACACCTTCTCGCCGCCGTAGAGGATCACGGCCCGCACGTCGTCGCGGTCGGTCGCCTCCTCGGCCAGCTCGCGCAGCCGGTCCTGGGTGGCGACGTCCAGGGCGTTCATCGGGGGGCGGTCGAGACGGATCGTGCCGACGCCATCGGCGACTTCGAGGTTCACAGTCATGGACCGAAGGTTAGCCGCCGTTAACGGCGCGGGCCCCGGTGCCGTTGGTCACAGCACCGGGGCCCGCGAGGGGAGGACGGAAGGTCAGGCCTTCCACTCCGACCAGGACATGTTCCAGCCGTTGAGGCCGTTGTCCGGCTTGATCTGCTTGTCGCGCGAGTTCTTCACGATGACGACGTCACCGATGATCGAGCGGTCGAAGAACCAGGCGGCGGGCGTCGAGCTGTCGCCGGCGCCGCGGGTGTCGCGCAGACCGACGCAGCCGTGGCTGACGTTGGCCGAGCCGAAGGTCGAGGCCGAGGCCCAGTAGTTGCCGTGCACGAAGGTGCCCGAGGTGGACAGGCGCATCGCGTGCGGCACGTCCTTGATGTCGTACTCGCCGCCGAAGCCCACGGTGGCGCCGTTCATGCGCGTCACCTTGTACTTCTCGCTGATCACCATCTGACCGTTGTACGTGGTCGTGGACGGCGCGCCGGCCGTGATCGGCAGGGTCTTGATGATCTGGCCGTCGCGCTCGATCTTCATCGTCTTGGCGCTGGCGTCCACCGTGGAGACCTGGCGGCGCCCGATGGTGAAGGTGATCGTCTTCTTCTGCTTGCCGTACACGCCCGGGCGGCCCTCGACGCCGTC contains:
- a CDS encoding EF-hand domain-containing protein; the protein is MADINEARTAFERFDVDGDGFITAAEYKSVMAQLGDFNVTESVAEALIKQRDDNEDGVLSWDEFWSHLSKA
- a CDS encoding N-acetyltransferase, with amino-acid sequence MNSEVARILTAAAHGEFPPPDGSTTILPQPNARDAGVLSFTAHSVVFLDEDPEWIRAELSAASTDPLVASMTPRFHSALMARTGRDVNTVDLLTVAGALPGEPEIELREIEDQEHPRVARALKYRDEVRVWAADGGVLILGRGVAGRMEAAVEVDEEVRHRGLGRALATAARHLTPDPVVWAQNSPGNARSVRTFQAAGYRPVGAEVLLVAG
- a CDS encoding YncE family protein; protein product: MPTHAPRTKGLLAAALLLALAGCGTPHPAENSGGVKKAAVLPALPKPAAAPAGLPGMPPLLKPDDVYAADRPNRLSPVVKDFPSRVYVPNTASNTVSVIDPATYKVVETIPVGNQPQHVVPSWDMKTLWVNNNRGHTLTPIDPATGVAGKPVEVHDPYNLYFTPNGKYAVVMASLDRELVFRDPHTMERRKTVPVSCYGVNHADFSADGRYFVVSCEFSGELLKVDTEKMEVIGQQKLPFQGAMPQDVKISPDGKTFYIADMMAHGMWVLDGEKFTTPTLLPTGKGCHGLYVSRDSKEMYVSNRGEGTVSVFDFAQNRLTKKWRLPNGGSPDMGGVSADGKVLWLSGRYDSEVYAIDTATGKQLARVPVGGGPHGLAVYPQPGRYSLGHTGIFR
- a CDS encoding polysaccharide deacetylase family protein; the encoded protein is MPTDRRGALRAGAATALAGALATACGTEPRPAPPKGPAPAPAAPSPRCYPGRPDEIANGPRDRPAVALTFHGQGDPALARAVLGHAERAGARVTVLAVGDWLDRYPEMARRVLDGGHDLGNHTQRHVDVNAMTEADALAEIQACATRLRRLTGSIGTWFRPSRTQHAAETVRRAARRAGYPHVLSYDVDSLDYTSPGPAAVVSHVTGRIRNGSVVSLHFGYADTVAALPLLLADLDRRGLRAVTTTELLT
- a CDS encoding ATP-binding protein, with protein sequence MAGLDGMDQPRQRGGATAARWVPAAEDGQAAEALELYGNPAEEDVRLPSRPESAAVARRLTQWVVLRQWALGPQIAEHAVLLVSELVGNAVRHTGARVFALRMLRRRGWIRIEVRDPSRGLPCLMPVHELDTSGRGLFLVDKLSDRWGVDLAPRGKTTWFEMRVGDR
- a CDS encoding enoyl-CoA hydratase/isomerase family protein, which codes for MTVNLEVADGVGTIRLDRPPMNALDVATQDRLRELAEEATDRDDVRAVILYGGEKVFAAGADIKEMQVMDHAAMVKRSRALQDSFTAVARIPKPVVAAVTGYALGGGCELALCADYRIAADNAKLGQPEILLGLIPGAGGTQRLSRLVGPSKAKDLIFTGRMVRADEALRLGLVDRVVPAAEVYEQAHAWAAQLAKGPAIALRAAKESVDQGLEADIDTGLAIERTWFAGLFATEDRERGMRSFVEEGPGKATFA